From a single Ailuropoda melanoleuca isolate Jingjing chromosome 12, ASM200744v2, whole genome shotgun sequence genomic region:
- the LOC105241461 gene encoding V-set and transmembrane domain-containing protein 1 isoform X3, with protein sequence MMLTEFLSLLCLGLSLGFADEKKNETLPKPSLSALSSLVVGHGGNVTLRCQSHFQNVTFTLGKLQDSGYRQEQRSTGHKAEFLLTHLEPKDAGMYFCTYKTMDSQEWSGESDYLQLEVKDDLDGRGATEVKNANGLIFAATFSCLSISILFLSVVFINRCTQHGSSHEEATKRTSHSEFPKQEATDLSNLDRISVSTERPPGSEPC encoded by the exons ATGATGCTCACAGAATTCCTGTCCCTGCTTTGCCTTG GGCTTAGCCTGggctttgcagatgagaaaaagaatg AGACGCTTCCCAAACCCTCCCTCAGTGCCTTGTCCAGCTTAGTGGTTGGACACGGAGGGAACGTGACCCTGAGGTGCCAGTCTCACTTCCAGAATGTGACGTTCACGCTGGGGAAGCTGCAGGACTCCGGGTACAGGCAGGAACAGCGATCCACAGGACACAAGGCTGAATTTCTCCTCACTCACCTGGAGCCGAAGGATGCTGGGATGTACTTTTGCACCTACAAGACAATGGACTCCCAGGAGTGGTCAGGGGAGAGTGACTACCTCCAGCTGGAGGTCAAAG ATGACCTTGATGGACGTGGAGCTACTGAAGTGAAAAATG CCAATGGATTAATCTTTGCTGCCACCTTCAGCTGCCTCTCCATTTCGATCCTCTTCCTCTCGGTCGTCTTCATCAACAGATGCACCCAGCATG gtTCGTCACATGAAGAAGCCACCAAGAG aacCAGCCATTCTGAATTTCCCAAGCAGGAGGCTACGG ATTTATCCAACCTGGATAGGATATCTGTCTCG ACTGAAAGACCCCCAGGGAGTGAGCCATGCTGA
- the LOC105241461 gene encoding V-set and transmembrane domain-containing protein 1 isoform X6 translates to MMLTEFLSLLCLGLSLGFADEKKNETLPKPSLSALSSLVVGHGGNVTLRCQSHFQNVTFTLGKLQDSGYRQEQRSTGHKAEFLLTHLEPKDAGMYFCTYKTMDSQEWSGESDYLQLEVKDDLDGRGATEVKNANGLIFAATFSCLSISILFLSVVFINRCTQHGSSHEEATKRTSHSEFPKQEATGE, encoded by the exons ATGATGCTCACAGAATTCCTGTCCCTGCTTTGCCTTG GGCTTAGCCTGggctttgcagatgagaaaaagaatg AGACGCTTCCCAAACCCTCCCTCAGTGCCTTGTCCAGCTTAGTGGTTGGACACGGAGGGAACGTGACCCTGAGGTGCCAGTCTCACTTCCAGAATGTGACGTTCACGCTGGGGAAGCTGCAGGACTCCGGGTACAGGCAGGAACAGCGATCCACAGGACACAAGGCTGAATTTCTCCTCACTCACCTGGAGCCGAAGGATGCTGGGATGTACTTTTGCACCTACAAGACAATGGACTCCCAGGAGTGGTCAGGGGAGAGTGACTACCTCCAGCTGGAGGTCAAAG ATGACCTTGATGGACGTGGAGCTACTGAAGTGAAAAATG CCAATGGATTAATCTTTGCTGCCACCTTCAGCTGCCTCTCCATTTCGATCCTCTTCCTCTCGGTCGTCTTCATCAACAGATGCACCCAGCATG gtTCGTCACATGAAGAAGCCACCAAGAG aacCAGCCATTCTGAATTTCCCAAGCAGGAGGCTACGGGTGAGTG A
- the LOC100466036 gene encoding T-cell-interacting, activating receptor on myeloid cells protein 1 isoform X2, with amino-acid sequence MIPEFLCLFCFGLCAGQGSITTDDSFPKPSLTAWPSSVMPPKSNVTLQCQTSTKNVNFALRKGKHVLESVQSQYSSVGLAEFRLTDLKTSNAGEYTCEYYRQGLPYVSSQPSDVLLLLVTGDFRKPSLQAHRRGEATAGDTVTLQCQRPDNVFGPVMFALLKAGAAGPIQVRTPAGKETDFSLQTVTVSDTGNYSCVYFLMKAPFWASHPSDRLEVRVTATLGLGVAPKPDSYHKEGEGERAVREGGNEMKSKDEGRAVRRENTKERRQRETHYNSQEIPRCVQR; translated from the exons ATGATCCCTGAattcctctgcctcttctgctTTG GGCTGTGTGCTGGCCAAGGAAGCATAACGACTGATG ACTCCTTTCCCAAGCCCTCCCTCACAGCCTGGCCCAGCTCGGTGATGCCTCCCAAGAGTAATGTGACCCTGCAGTGTCAGACTTCTACCAAGAATGTCAACTTTGCTCTCAGAAAGGGAAAACATGTTTTGGAGTCCGTACAATCACAGTATTCATCAGTGGGCCTGGCTGAATTCCGCCTCACTGACCTAAAAACGTCCAATGCTGGAGAGTACACCTGTGAGTACTACAGACAAGGGCTCCCGTACGTAAGCTCACAGCCCAGTGACGTCCTCCTACTGCTAGTGACAG gaGATTTCCGTAAACCTTCCCTCCAAGCCCACCGAAGGGGTGAGGCGACCGCAGGAGACACTGTGACCCTGCAGTGCCAGAGGCCAGACAATGTTTTTGGGCCTGTAATGTTCGCTCTACTTAAGGCGGGAGCAGCGGGGCCCATACAGGTCCGGACTCcagcagggaaggagacagacttCTCCCTCCAGACTGTGACAGTCAGTGACACCGGGAACTATAGCTGCGTGTACTTCCTGATGAAGGCCCCTTTCTGGGCCTCGCACCCAAGTGATCGTCTCGAGGTCCGGGTGACAG CAACTTTGGGTTTGGGGGTTGCTCCTAAGCCTGATTCCTACCacaaggagggagaaggggaacgGGCAGTGCGGGAGGGTGGAAATGAGATGAAGAGCAAAGATGAAGGAAGAGCGGTAAGACGAGAgaatacaaaggaaagaagacaaagggaGACCCACTACAACTCTCAGGAAATCCCACGTTGTGTTCAGCGATGA
- the LOC100466036 gene encoding T-cell-interacting, activating receptor on myeloid cells protein 1 isoform X3 produces MIPEFLCLFCFGLCAGQGSITTDDSFPKPSLTAWPSSVMPPKSNVTLQCQTSTKNVNFALRKGKHVLESVQSQYSSVGLAEFRLTDLKTSNAGEYTCEYYRQGLPYVSSQPSDVLLLLVTGDFRKPSLQAHRRGEATAGDTVTLQCQRPDNVFGPVMFALLKAGAAGPIQVRTPAGKETDFSLQTVTVSDTGNYSCVYFLMKAPFWASHPSDRLEVRVTAPPGAMSRDYTTGNLVRLGLAVIIVVIMGALVVEAWCSQKESPRGSA; encoded by the exons ATGATCCCTGAattcctctgcctcttctgctTTG GGCTGTGTGCTGGCCAAGGAAGCATAACGACTGATG ACTCCTTTCCCAAGCCCTCCCTCACAGCCTGGCCCAGCTCGGTGATGCCTCCCAAGAGTAATGTGACCCTGCAGTGTCAGACTTCTACCAAGAATGTCAACTTTGCTCTCAGAAAGGGAAAACATGTTTTGGAGTCCGTACAATCACAGTATTCATCAGTGGGCCTGGCTGAATTCCGCCTCACTGACCTAAAAACGTCCAATGCTGGAGAGTACACCTGTGAGTACTACAGACAAGGGCTCCCGTACGTAAGCTCACAGCCCAGTGACGTCCTCCTACTGCTAGTGACAG gaGATTTCCGTAAACCTTCCCTCCAAGCCCACCGAAGGGGTGAGGCGACCGCAGGAGACACTGTGACCCTGCAGTGCCAGAGGCCAGACAATGTTTTTGGGCCTGTAATGTTCGCTCTACTTAAGGCGGGAGCAGCGGGGCCCATACAGGTCCGGACTCcagcagggaaggagacagacttCTCCCTCCAGACTGTGACAGTCAGTGACACCGGGAACTATAGCTGCGTGTACTTCCTGATGAAGGCCCCTTTCTGGGCCTCGCACCCAAGTGATCGTCTCGAGGTCCGGGTGACAG ctcccccAGGTGCCATGTCGCGGGATTATACCACGGGCAACCTCGTCCGGCTGGGTCTGGCTGTCATCATTGTGGTGATTATGGGGGCTCTCGTGGTGGAAGCCTGGTGTAGCCAGAAGGAGTCTCCACGTGGATCTGCATAA
- the LOC100466036 gene encoding T-cell-interacting, activating receptor on myeloid cells protein 1 isoform X4, with the protein MIPEFLCLFCFGLCAGQGSITTDDSFPKPSLTAWPSSVMPPKSNVTLQCQTSTKNVNFALRKGKHVLESVQSQYSSVGLAEFRLTDLKTSNAGEYTCEYYRQGLPYVSSQPSDVLLLLVTGDFRKPSLQAHRRGEATAGDTVTLQCQRPDNVFGPVMFALLKAGAAGPIQVRTPAGKETDFSLQTVTVSDTGNYSCVYFLMKAPFWASHPSDRLEVRVTGEAYRRGNVILSWSGSQQRASVLPP; encoded by the exons ATGATCCCTGAattcctctgcctcttctgctTTG GGCTGTGTGCTGGCCAAGGAAGCATAACGACTGATG ACTCCTTTCCCAAGCCCTCCCTCACAGCCTGGCCCAGCTCGGTGATGCCTCCCAAGAGTAATGTGACCCTGCAGTGTCAGACTTCTACCAAGAATGTCAACTTTGCTCTCAGAAAGGGAAAACATGTTTTGGAGTCCGTACAATCACAGTATTCATCAGTGGGCCTGGCTGAATTCCGCCTCACTGACCTAAAAACGTCCAATGCTGGAGAGTACACCTGTGAGTACTACAGACAAGGGCTCCCGTACGTAAGCTCACAGCCCAGTGACGTCCTCCTACTGCTAGTGACAG gaGATTTCCGTAAACCTTCCCTCCAAGCCCACCGAAGGGGTGAGGCGACCGCAGGAGACACTGTGACCCTGCAGTGCCAGAGGCCAGACAATGTTTTTGGGCCTGTAATGTTCGCTCTACTTAAGGCGGGAGCAGCGGGGCCCATACAGGTCCGGACTCcagcagggaaggagacagacttCTCCCTCCAGACTGTGACAGTCAGTGACACCGGGAACTATAGCTGCGTGTACTTCCTGATGAAGGCCCCTTTCTGGGCCTCGCACCCAAGTGATCGTCTCGAGGTCCGGGTGACAG GTGAGGcgtacagaagaggaaatgtcaTCTTGTCCTGGAGCGGCTCTCAGCAGAG
- the LOC105241461 gene encoding V-set and transmembrane domain-containing protein 1 isoform X1: MMLTEFLSLLCLGLSLGFADEKKNETLPKPSLSALSSLVVGHGGNVTLRCQSHFQNVTFTLGKLQDSGYRQEQRSTGHKAEFLLTHLEPKDAGMYFCTYKTMDSQEWSGESDYLQLEVKDDLDGRGATEVKNANGLIFAATFSCLSISILFLSVVFINRCTQHGSSHEEATKSLILSLSLQIPYFNVSLSLRTSHSEFPKQEATDLSNLDRISVSTERPPGSEPC; the protein is encoded by the exons ATGATGCTCACAGAATTCCTGTCCCTGCTTTGCCTTG GGCTTAGCCTGggctttgcagatgagaaaaagaatg AGACGCTTCCCAAACCCTCCCTCAGTGCCTTGTCCAGCTTAGTGGTTGGACACGGAGGGAACGTGACCCTGAGGTGCCAGTCTCACTTCCAGAATGTGACGTTCACGCTGGGGAAGCTGCAGGACTCCGGGTACAGGCAGGAACAGCGATCCACAGGACACAAGGCTGAATTTCTCCTCACTCACCTGGAGCCGAAGGATGCTGGGATGTACTTTTGCACCTACAAGACAATGGACTCCCAGGAGTGGTCAGGGGAGAGTGACTACCTCCAGCTGGAGGTCAAAG ATGACCTTGATGGACGTGGAGCTACTGAAGTGAAAAATG CCAATGGATTAATCTTTGCTGCCACCTTCAGCTGCCTCTCCATTTCGATCCTCTTCCTCTCGGTCGTCTTCATCAACAGATGCACCCAGCATG gtTCGTCACATGAAGAAGCCACCAAGAG CCTTATCCTCTCCCTCAGTCTTCAGATCCCATACTTTaatgtgtctctgtctctcagaacCAGCCATTCTGAATTTCCCAAGCAGGAGGCTACGG ATTTATCCAACCTGGATAGGATATCTGTCTCG ACTGAAAGACCCCCAGGGAGTGAGCCATGCTGA
- the LOC105241461 gene encoding V-set and transmembrane domain-containing protein 1 isoform X2, producing the protein MMLTEFLSLLCLETLPKPSLSALSSLVVGHGGNVTLRCQSHFQNVTFTLGKLQDSGYRQEQRSTGHKAEFLLTHLEPKDAGMYFCTYKTMDSQEWSGESDYLQLEVKDDLDGRGATEVKNANGLIFAATFSCLSISILFLSVVFINRCTQHGSSHEEATKSLILSLSLQIPYFNVSLSLRTSHSEFPKQEATDLSNLDRISVSTERPPGSEPC; encoded by the exons ATGATGCTCACAGAATTCCTGTCCCTGCTTTGCCTTG AGACGCTTCCCAAACCCTCCCTCAGTGCCTTGTCCAGCTTAGTGGTTGGACACGGAGGGAACGTGACCCTGAGGTGCCAGTCTCACTTCCAGAATGTGACGTTCACGCTGGGGAAGCTGCAGGACTCCGGGTACAGGCAGGAACAGCGATCCACAGGACACAAGGCTGAATTTCTCCTCACTCACCTGGAGCCGAAGGATGCTGGGATGTACTTTTGCACCTACAAGACAATGGACTCCCAGGAGTGGTCAGGGGAGAGTGACTACCTCCAGCTGGAGGTCAAAG ATGACCTTGATGGACGTGGAGCTACTGAAGTGAAAAATG CCAATGGATTAATCTTTGCTGCCACCTTCAGCTGCCTCTCCATTTCGATCCTCTTCCTCTCGGTCGTCTTCATCAACAGATGCACCCAGCATG gtTCGTCACATGAAGAAGCCACCAAGAG CCTTATCCTCTCCCTCAGTCTTCAGATCCCATACTTTaatgtgtctctgtctctcagaacCAGCCATTCTGAATTTCCCAAGCAGGAGGCTACGG ATTTATCCAACCTGGATAGGATATCTGTCTCG ACTGAAAGACCCCCAGGGAGTGAGCCATGCTGA
- the LOC105241461 gene encoding V-set and transmembrane domain-containing protein 1 isoform X7, with protein MRKRMNVTFTLGKLQDSGYRQEQRSTGHKAEFLLTHLEPKDAGMYFCTYKTMDSQEWSGESDYLQLEVKDDLDGRGATEVKNANGLIFAATFSCLSISILFLSVVFINRCTQHGSSHEEATKSLILSLSLQIPYFNVSLSLRTSHSEFPKQEATDLSNLDRISVSTERPPGSEPC; from the exons atgagaaaaagaatg AATGTGACGTTCACGCTGGGGAAGCTGCAGGACTCCGGGTACAGGCAGGAACAGCGATCCACAGGACACAAGGCTGAATTTCTCCTCACTCACCTGGAGCCGAAGGATGCTGGGATGTACTTTTGCACCTACAAGACAATGGACTCCCAGGAGTGGTCAGGGGAGAGTGACTACCTCCAGCTGGAGGTCAAAG ATGACCTTGATGGACGTGGAGCTACTGAAGTGAAAAATG CCAATGGATTAATCTTTGCTGCCACCTTCAGCTGCCTCTCCATTTCGATCCTCTTCCTCTCGGTCGTCTTCATCAACAGATGCACCCAGCATG gtTCGTCACATGAAGAAGCCACCAAGAG CCTTATCCTCTCCCTCAGTCTTCAGATCCCATACTTTaatgtgtctctgtctctcagaacCAGCCATTCTGAATTTCCCAAGCAGGAGGCTACGG ATTTATCCAACCTGGATAGGATATCTGTCTCG ACTGAAAGACCCCCAGGGAGTGAGCCATGCTGA
- the LOC105241461 gene encoding V-set and transmembrane domain-containing protein 1 isoform X5 yields the protein MMLTEFLSLLCLGLSLGFADEKKNETLPKPSLSALSSLVVGHGGNVTLRCQSHFQNVTFTLGKLQDSGYRQEQRSTGHKAEFLLTHLEPKDAGMYFCTYKTMDSQEWSGESDYLQLEVKDDLDGRGATEVKNANGLIFAATFSCLSISILFLSVVFINRCTQHGSSHEEATKRLKDPQGVSHADLYLWQLLSPAKEPSGSVNVQ from the exons ATGATGCTCACAGAATTCCTGTCCCTGCTTTGCCTTG GGCTTAGCCTGggctttgcagatgagaaaaagaatg AGACGCTTCCCAAACCCTCCCTCAGTGCCTTGTCCAGCTTAGTGGTTGGACACGGAGGGAACGTGACCCTGAGGTGCCAGTCTCACTTCCAGAATGTGACGTTCACGCTGGGGAAGCTGCAGGACTCCGGGTACAGGCAGGAACAGCGATCCACAGGACACAAGGCTGAATTTCTCCTCACTCACCTGGAGCCGAAGGATGCTGGGATGTACTTTTGCACCTACAAGACAATGGACTCCCAGGAGTGGTCAGGGGAGAGTGACTACCTCCAGCTGGAGGTCAAAG ATGACCTTGATGGACGTGGAGCTACTGAAGTGAAAAATG CCAATGGATTAATCTTTGCTGCCACCTTCAGCTGCCTCTCCATTTCGATCCTCTTCCTCTCGGTCGTCTTCATCAACAGATGCACCCAGCATG gtTCGTCACATGAAGAAGCCACCAAGAG ACTGAAAGACCCCCAGGGAGTGAGCCATGCTGATCTATACCTGTGGCAGCTTCTGTCCCCCGCCAAGGAGCCCTCAGGATCTGTGAATGTGCAATGA
- the LOC105241461 gene encoding V-set and transmembrane domain-containing protein 1 isoform X4 translates to MMLTEFLSLLCLGLSLGFADEKKNETLPKPSLSALSSLVVGHGGNVTLRCQSHFQNVTFTLGKLQDSGYRQEQRSTGHKAEFLLTHLEPKDAGMYFCTYKTMDSQEWSGESDYLQLEVKDDLDGRGATEVKNANGLIFAATFSCLSISILFLSVVFINRCTQHGSSHEEATKSLILSLSLQIPYFNVSLSLRTSHSEFPKQEATGE, encoded by the exons ATGATGCTCACAGAATTCCTGTCCCTGCTTTGCCTTG GGCTTAGCCTGggctttgcagatgagaaaaagaatg AGACGCTTCCCAAACCCTCCCTCAGTGCCTTGTCCAGCTTAGTGGTTGGACACGGAGGGAACGTGACCCTGAGGTGCCAGTCTCACTTCCAGAATGTGACGTTCACGCTGGGGAAGCTGCAGGACTCCGGGTACAGGCAGGAACAGCGATCCACAGGACACAAGGCTGAATTTCTCCTCACTCACCTGGAGCCGAAGGATGCTGGGATGTACTTTTGCACCTACAAGACAATGGACTCCCAGGAGTGGTCAGGGGAGAGTGACTACCTCCAGCTGGAGGTCAAAG ATGACCTTGATGGACGTGGAGCTACTGAAGTGAAAAATG CCAATGGATTAATCTTTGCTGCCACCTTCAGCTGCCTCTCCATTTCGATCCTCTTCCTCTCGGTCGTCTTCATCAACAGATGCACCCAGCATG gtTCGTCACATGAAGAAGCCACCAAGAG CCTTATCCTCTCCCTCAGTCTTCAGATCCCATACTTTaatgtgtctctgtctctcagaacCAGCCATTCTGAATTTCCCAAGCAGGAGGCTACGGGTGAGTG A